From a region of the Fervidicoccaceae archaeon genome:
- a CDS encoding SAM-dependent chlorinase/fluorinase, whose amino-acid sequence MRTIVLLSDFGTRDPYASLMKAAIKRINPSAIIEDLTHGIQHFCIVCGAYVLYTSYLWYPENSIYVSVVDPGVGGERRGIILRVGDRYFVGPDNGLLWPIAEGAEEIEAYAIDEHRVSFWQVSSTFHGRDVFAPASARLSLEEEVEKFAEKIDVKSLKRLSLRWSEMSGEWRCFKVIYIDSFGDTVLSAAEEEAEHVLSLGKLDVKISNQEVGKATVSRTFSLVPEGEMAAYINSFGFLELSINKGNFAERFGIKVGDLICLK is encoded by the coding sequence ATGAGGACCATAGTGCTTCTCTCAGACTTTGGCACCAGGGATCCCTATGCTTCCCTCATGAAAGCTGCCATAAAAAGGATAAATCCAAGCGCTATAATAGAAGATCTCACCCATGGCATTCAGCACTTCTGCATCGTTTGTGGAGCATATGTGCTCTATACATCCTATCTCTGGTATCCCGAGAACTCGATATATGTCTCAGTTGTGGATCCTGGTGTTGGAGGCGAAAGGAGGGGTATTATCCTGAGAGTGGGAGATAGATATTTTGTTGGTCCAGACAACGGCCTCTTGTGGCCCATTGCTGAGGGAGCTGAGGAGATTGAGGCCTATGCTATAGATGAGCACAGAGTTTCTTTCTGGCAGGTCTCATCAACTTTCCATGGAAGAGATGTTTTTGCTCCTGCTTCAGCCAGGCTGTCGCTCGAGGAGGAGGTTGAAAAGTTTGCGGAAAAAATTGATGTGAAAAGCCTCAAGAGGCTTTCCCTAAGGTGGTCAGAGATGTCTGGAGAGTGGAGGTGCTTCAAAGTTATATACATTGATTCGTTTGGAGACACAGTCTTGTCTGCAGCTGAGGAAGAAGCGGAACATGTGCTTTCTTTGGGTAAATTGGACGTGAAGATCAGCAATCAAGAGGTGGGAAAGGCCACAGTGAGCAGAACCTTCAGCCTAGTACCTGAGGGGGAGATGGCGGCGTATATCAATAGCTTTGGTTTTTTGGAACTCTCAATTAACAAGGGTAACTTCGCAGAGAGGTTTGGCATAAAGGTAGGTGATCTGATTTGTCTGAAGTAG
- a CDS encoding oligopeptide ABC transporter ATP-binding protein, with translation CRFHPRCPRAMDICSRKEPELVEVERNHFVACHLYGGSA, from the coding sequence TGCAGATTCCATCCAAGATGCCCAAGAGCTATGGATATATGCTCCAGGAAAGAGCCAGAGCTTGTTGAGGTGGAGAGAAATCACTTCGTTGCATGTCATCTGTATGGAGGTAGTGCATGA
- a CDS encoding ABC transporter permease: protein MKLEMKRLETIIAMAELELRRISHDPIELFTRAVQPIFWIAIFGSVMARVRAFPSTGDYITFISPGVILQSSTFISLSYGIMLVFERESGVLKRLLSSPIPRSFIVIGRSLAGGLRASTQYIIVLLAAVAVGAKITSDPLKLILGYIVLIIASMGFTALSILIASGLKTRERFMGIIGAITMPLFFASNALYPINVMPKAIQLLAEVNPLTYTVNALRSLLVDGSYSIGWDMLNIVIFDVVSILVALKLLHRIIE from the coding sequence ATGAAGCTGGAGATGAAGAGGCTTGAAACAATAATTGCTATGGCAGAGCTGGAGCTAAGGAGAATTTCTCATGATCCCATTGAGCTTTTTACGAGAGCTGTGCAGCCCATATTTTGGATAGCGATTTTCGGAAGCGTAATGGCGAGGGTGAGGGCCTTTCCATCTACTGGAGACTACATCACATTCATCTCTCCAGGAGTCATTCTGCAGTCCTCGACGTTCATTTCACTATCCTATGGAATCATGCTTGTATTTGAGAGAGAGTCTGGAGTGCTCAAGAGACTTCTTTCCTCTCCAATTCCGAGGAGCTTCATAGTAATTGGAAGATCGCTAGCCGGAGGGCTCAGAGCATCTACGCAATATATCATCGTTCTCCTGGCTGCAGTGGCAGTTGGAGCGAAGATAACATCGGATCCTCTGAAGCTTATCTTGGGATATATCGTTCTAATAATAGCCAGCATGGGCTTCACTGCTCTCTCAATTCTGATTGCTTCAGGTCTCAAGACGAGGGAGAGATTCATGGGGATAATCGGTGCCATAACAATGCCTCTCTTCTTCGCAAGCAACGCTCTCTATCCAATAAACGTCATGCCCAAAGCAATTCAACTGCTCGCTGAGGTGAATCCGCTCACCTATACAGTTAATGCCCTTAGATCCCTTCTTGTTGATGGATCATATTCCATAGGGTGGGATATGCTGAATATTGTTATCTTCGATGTTGTTTCCATACTGGTTGCTCTCAAGCTGCTGCATAGGATAATAGAATGA
- a CDS encoding nicotinamide-nucleotide adenylyltransferase, producing MSEVAERLRRIVFPGRFQPVHRGHIEVIKWLLERADEVIVAIGSAQKSHTLENPFTAGERMLMFIESLDEEKIDRRRVMVVPVPDISYNSVWVTYLESLLPPFDGAASRNPLVVRLFKERGYQVLVPPMFMRGEYSGKRIREKMLNGVEWRNLVPSAVVRIIEKIGGVQRLVNVSLTDEVEG from the coding sequence TTGTCTGAAGTAGCTGAGAGATTGAGAAGAATAGTGTTTCCTGGAAGGTTCCAGCCGGTGCATAGAGGTCATATTGAAGTCATCAAATGGCTTCTCGAGAGGGCAGATGAGGTGATAGTAGCAATAGGGAGCGCGCAGAAGAGCCACACCCTCGAGAATCCTTTCACTGCAGGAGAGAGGATGCTCATGTTCATTGAGTCACTTGATGAGGAGAAGATTGATAGAAGGAGGGTAATGGTTGTTCCAGTTCCAGATATATCATACAATAGTGTGTGGGTAACTTACCTAGAGTCACTTCTGCCACCCTTCGATGGAGCAGCATCGAGAAATCCTCTCGTTGTTAGGCTTTTCAAGGAGAGGGGGTACCAAGTTCTAGTTCCGCCGATGTTCATGAGAGGCGAATACAGTGGAAAAAGGATAAGAGAAAAAATGCTCAATGGAGTGGAGTGGAGGAATCTAGTTCCATCGGCAGTTGTCAGGATAATAGAGAAAATAGGTGGGGTTCAGAGGCTTGTCAATGTTTCTCTCACCGATGAAGTTGAAGGATGA
- the iadA gene encoding beta-aspartyl-peptidase, translating to MSPEPLPILIRGGKVYSPEPRGTQDLLIWGGKIALMREQIDERDLERALGRIEVIDAEEKLIVPGLIDQHVHINGAGGEGGPLYRTPPVRAQDLLSSGITTVVGLLGTDGITRSLRDLLMKARQLTLEGVTAYIYTGSYQVPSPTLTGSISSDIILIEEVLGVKIALSDHRSSHPNKEEVLRIASEARVGGILSGKAGVVHVHMGEERTRFSILIEIADETDIPITQFAPTHVNRSREVLESSLEFGRRGGFLDVTTGVSKKSGFSRSVKPSEAIQFLLKNGISPYRITMSSDGNGSMPEFDESGRLLRVLVSPVDSLLNELRDLVLVEGIKLEDALRFSTANVAEHLMLKGKGKVERGYDADLLILDENSLKPMAVISQGELRFSTLKK from the coding sequence ATGTCCCCCGAGCCGCTTCCAATCCTAATAAGAGGAGGGAAAGTGTATTCTCCGGAACCAAGAGGAACGCAGGATCTGCTTATCTGGGGAGGGAAAATAGCTTTAATGAGAGAGCAAATCGATGAAAGGGATTTAGAGAGGGCCCTGGGAAGGATCGAGGTAATAGATGCAGAGGAAAAACTGATCGTTCCTGGGCTAATAGACCAGCATGTTCATATAAATGGAGCCGGCGGCGAGGGTGGGCCTCTCTATAGAACTCCCCCTGTTAGAGCCCAAGATCTCCTCAGCTCTGGAATAACCACAGTTGTTGGACTGCTAGGCACAGATGGAATAACGAGATCTCTCAGAGATCTCCTCATGAAGGCCAGGCAGCTAACACTGGAAGGAGTGACAGCTTACATCTATACAGGTTCCTATCAGGTACCTTCCCCCACATTAACAGGCTCCATATCATCGGATATAATACTGATAGAAGAGGTTCTGGGAGTGAAAATAGCTCTCTCGGACCACAGATCAAGCCATCCAAACAAGGAGGAGGTTCTCAGGATAGCAAGCGAGGCAAGAGTTGGGGGAATTCTAAGCGGGAAGGCAGGGGTGGTCCATGTGCACATGGGGGAAGAGAGAACCAGGTTCAGTATCTTGATAGAGATAGCAGATGAAACTGACATCCCAATTACCCAGTTTGCTCCAACACATGTTAACAGAAGCAGAGAAGTCCTAGAGAGCTCGCTGGAGTTCGGAAGGAGAGGAGGATTTTTGGATGTTACAACAGGAGTTTCCAAGAAGAGCGGGTTCAGCAGATCTGTCAAGCCTTCCGAAGCGATACAGTTCCTATTGAAGAACGGAATATCTCCATATAGGATAACAATGAGCAGTGATGGAAACGGGAGCATGCCGGAATTTGACGAGAGCGGAAGACTCCTTCGCGTTTTGGTCTCTCCTGTGGATTCCCTTCTAAATGAGCTGAGGGATCTGGTATTAGTTGAGGGAATTAAGCTGGAGGATGCATTGAGGTTTTCTACAGCTAATGTGGCAGAGCACTTGATGCTGAAGGGAAAAGGAAAAGTTGAGAGAGGCTATGATGCCGATCTGCTTATTCTTGATGAGAATTCCTTGAAACCAATGGCAGTTATATCCCAAGGGGAGCTGAGATTTTCCACGCTGAAAAAATGA
- a CDS encoding ABC transporter ATP-binding protein: MSPILSTEGLRVYFKGAGLFRSSPSVRAVDGVSINVGEGEVLGIVGESGSGKTTLGKAVIRLIEPTGGKLIFMGMEITHTKEKELRRLRKSMQIVHQDPYSSLNPRMRIIDIVGRPLEVHELVKSEKEKREAVAELLRKVGLSESLLYRYPHELSGGQRQRVSVARAIAPAPKLIVLDEPTSALDVSVQAQLLNLLRNLRREMGVSYLFISHDLSVVYYMSDRIAVMYAGKIVESGSADDVFFNPLHPYTSLLLKSIPQPDPRKKIEILAEGEPPNPASPPPGCRFHPRCPRAMDICSRKEPELVEVERNHFVACHLYGGSA; this comes from the coding sequence ATGTCCCCAATTCTCTCAACTGAAGGACTAAGAGTTTACTTCAAGGGAGCTGGACTATTCAGGAGCTCTCCTTCAGTTAGGGCGGTAGATGGTGTGAGTATAAACGTCGGGGAAGGAGAGGTGTTGGGAATTGTTGGGGAAAGCGGCTCTGGAAAAACAACATTGGGAAAAGCGGTAATAAGGCTCATAGAGCCAACTGGAGGAAAGCTAATTTTCATGGGAATGGAAATAACCCATACCAAGGAGAAGGAGCTGAGGAGACTAAGAAAGAGCATGCAGATCGTCCACCAAGATCCCTATTCCAGCCTGAATCCGAGAATGAGAATAATAGATATTGTTGGCAGACCTCTTGAAGTGCATGAATTAGTCAAGAGCGAGAAGGAGAAAAGAGAAGCAGTTGCAGAGCTTCTCAGGAAGGTGGGTCTAAGCGAGTCTCTGCTCTATAGATACCCCCACGAGCTATCTGGAGGGCAGAGGCAGAGAGTCTCTGTTGCAAGAGCAATAGCTCCCGCGCCAAAGCTCATAGTTCTCGATGAGCCAACTAGTGCTCTGGACGTAAGCGTCCAGGCCCAACTTCTGAATCTTCTCAGGAATCTTAGGAGAGAAATGGGGGTATCCTATCTCTTCATAAGCCACGACCTCTCCGTTGTTTACTATATGAGCGATAGAATAGCTGTAATGTATGCAGGCAAGATTGTAGAGAGCGGCTCAGCAGATGATGTCTTCTTCAACCCACTTCACCCATATACAAGCCTATTGCTCAAGAGCATACCACAGCCAGATCCCAGGAAAAAAATAGAGATATTAGCAGAGGGGGAGCCGCCAAATCCAGCTTCTCCTCCTCCAGGATGCAGATTCCATCCAAGATGCCCAAGAGCTATGGATATATGCTCCAGGAAAGAGCCAGAGCTTGTTGAGGTGGAGAGAAATCACTTCGTTGCATGTCATCTGTATGGAGGTAGTGCATGA